A single genomic interval of Argopecten irradians isolate NY chromosome 8, Ai_NY, whole genome shotgun sequence harbors:
- the LOC138330006 gene encoding rho family-interacting cell polarization regulator 2-like isoform X3 — MSKKLKRLSQHWKECVPTEYTVTPVVEVFDPRGPRVTRHASFLHLGRGYRHKKDPFSMTRKDPFQTENHVLLENINNNFQVPRGPSLDLPPSSKGASVFRSQSFGGMSTRSAPNLGSPSGSTPVLGETLRGKGWAKSPQASRTSLGGSSRKSPKVPKVPRPNRAFLMFDSVRRGIREFIEATRDDIDQLHSRGLDATSTAQQIKAAERYMKRLEFHLSKIEELHDCYLVQQQLREGTKTMQRAYILSPAKRREVLASVRYGMKECSQTMCAIEAQLEAMLGTFNCKLKGMAGFARLCPGDVFEISLKHGAQKWKSKGRVEKTGAQRWDNAEYTFKALVGDIIHIKGVEARSFKSVLLGQKSCDTRDLFSSNPQLMTVSINTNGSLKLSIVITWNPLDGVEESMSYFEVPMRPANTPRRRPVSVLALNGELNGSYMSLSDKQERRFSTPLSLTKDDNFVFRTSTASSASAHSSPYPSSEGRLLHRDSGFSSAINLPTSSPVQSKKPLHSPPSPPLETRSPPLTREGPPTHQSPVHPSSPVLSHSTLPSSVFNHLHFPVASSQGGTQVREEPQTVEDALTSLQTVLEDFHGQYRELERLEDVVVTLEHVLRKESRCSSRSSSISISIESALEAFDFLNTEETATEEAEPQVDQAAFDNIISSPESTAKTADSGIESLAKRLSEDTQLGSSEGSSPLPPTTGNDQVDHALIYHLVYCERLLESLGNFGPLKCREIYALDKLQKQAEIIESLIKVASTGAVIDLLSVMTELSDDKSLREFWARCTDHNVLYVHPEKLVASLEQKYGPQLQSKYNKEPKKVLRHLVMRILDVPSYDPDKIKSTCVVTLHQFMRYFTDEGGFANVDGVASDLNMIEQLCSTNPDAVIKTILSLRDDLPSSPCLKVMGALLVSKSQEIQKCLASYLNLINMKSDERTKAIVVFVEGLEDKTSEIRAGSCIALSLLEATEGIDQLAYICHSDISQSVRLKAKEALVSLGEEGRRAYEEGQLTSHGFQGVHVRK; from the exons ATCCCTTCTCTATGACCAGGAAGGACCCATTTCAAACAGAAAACCATGTCCTCTTGGAGAACATTAACAATAATTTCCAGGTCCCAAGGGGTCCATCCCTAGACTTACCTCCTTCTAGTAAGGGAGCTAGTGTGTTTCGGAGCCAGTCGTTTGGCGGGATGTCGACACGGTCAGCTCCGAACTTAGGCTCGCCCTCTGGCTCCACTCCCGTGTTGGGCGAGACCTTGAGAGGGAAAGGCTGGGCCAAGTCACCACAAGCCTCAAGGACAAGTTTAGGAGGCAGTTCAAGAAAGTCCCCAAAAGTTCCAAAGGTCCCTCGTCCCAATCGGGCTTTCCTCATGTTTGATAGTGTACGGCGAGGTATAAG agAATTCATTGAAGCAACCAgagatgatattgatcagttACATTCCAGGGGATTGGATGCTACATCTACTGCACAG CAAATCAAGGCTGCCGAGCGTTACATGAAGAGGCTAGAGTTCCACCTCTCCAAG ATTGAAGAGCTCCATGACTGTTATTTGGTCCAGCAACAGTTACGAGAAG gaACAAAGACCATGCAGAGGGCATACATTCTGTCTCCTGCCAAACGACGTGAAGTATTGGCAAGTGTGCGGTACGGCATGAAGGAATGCTCACAG ACAATGTGTGCAATAGAGGCTCAACTAGAAGCAATGCTGGGAACGTTTAACTGTAAATTAAAAG GAATGGCGGGATTTGCACGTCTTTGTCCTGGAGATGTGTTCgaaatatcattaaaacatgGCGCTCAGAAATGGAAGTCTAAAGGAAGAGTTGAAAAGACTGGTGCTCAAAGATGGGATAACGCAGAATATACATTTAAAGCTCTAGTAGGGGATATAATCCATATCAAG GGTGTAGAGGCGAGAAGTTTTAAATCTGTCCTATTGGGTCAGAAGAGCTGTGATACTCGCGACCTTTTCTCTTCCAACCCTCAACTGATGACGGTCAGCATCAACACAAATGGCTCTCTCAAACTCAGCATTGTCATCACATGGAA CCCACTAGATGGTGTTGAGGAGAGTATGTCCTACTTTGAGGTTCCAATGCGACCAGCCAACACGCCACGTAGACGACCTGTTTCTGTGCTAGCTCTAAACGGAGAGTTG AATGGCAGCTACATGAGTTTGTCGGATAAACAGGAGCGTCGGTTCTCAACACCACTGTCCCTTACTAAGGACGATAACTTTGTATTCCGGACATCTACGGCGAGCAGTGCGAGTGCCCATTCATCACCTTACCCCTCTAGTGAAGGGCGACTGTTACATAGAGACTCTGGATTCTCCAGTGCCATTAATCTTCCTACATCTTCCCCTGTACAGTCTAAGAAACCCCTCCACTCCCCTCCCTCCCCACCCCTGGAGACCAGGTCCCCACCCCTGACCAGAGAGGGACCTCCTACCCACCAGTCCCCTGTCCATCCCTCATCCCCAGTCCTTTCACACTCCACCCTACCATCCTCTGTGTTTAATCATCTTCACTTCCCCGTGGCGTCCAGTCAAGGTGGAACCCAAGTGCGGGAGGAACCGCAAACAGTGGAGGATGCTCTTACTTCGCTACAGACTGTGCTGGAAGATTTCCACGGACAGTACCGGGAACTGGAGCGGCTGGAGGATGTAGTAGTTACCCTTGAACATGTACTCAGG AAAGAGTCGCGGTGTAGCTCACGATCGTCCAGTATCAGTATATCTATAGAGAGTGCTCTGGAGGCGTTCGACTTCCTAAATACTGAAGAAACGGCGACAGAGGAAGCAGAACCTCAGGT AGACCAAGCGGCATTTGATAACATCATATCTAGTCCGGAATCCACTGCCAAGACCGCCGACTCTGGCATTGAATCATTAGCCAAGCGCCTGAGTGAAGACACCCAGCTCGGGTCAAGTGAAGGGTCGAGTCCCCTACCTCCCACTACAGGGAACGACCAAGTGGACCACGCCCTCATATACCACCTTGTGTACTGTGAACGGCTGCTTGAG AGCCTTGGTAACTTTGGTCCACTGAAGTGTCGAGAAATCTATGCATTAGACAAGCTACAGAAGCAAGCAGAGATTATAGAAAGTTTGATAAAGGTGGCCAGTACAGGGGCGGTAATAGACCTCCTCTCAG TGATGACGGAGTTGAGCGACGATAAAAGTCTTCGTGAGTTCTGGGCGAGATGTACCGACCACAATGTTTTGTACGTACACCCGGAGAAGTTAGTGGCAAGTCTGGAGCAGAAATACGGGCCACAGCTTcagtcaaaatacaacaaggaACCAAAGAAAG tATTACGACACCTGGTGATGCGGATACTAGACGTCCCTAGTTACGACCCAGACAAGATCAAGTCCACATGTGTGGTGACCCTTCACCAGTTCATGCGCTACTTCACGGACGAGGGAGGCTTTGCCAACGTTGACGGCGTAGCCTCTGATT TAAATATGATAGAACAGCTGTGTTCCACCAACCCCGACGCTGTGATTAAGACGATTCTGTCACTGCGGGATGATCTCCCTTCTTCACCTTGCCTCAAGGTCATGGGCGCTCTGTTGGTGTCCAAGAGTCAGGAGATCCAGAAATGTCTAG CATCCTATCTGAACCTTATCAACATGAAAAGTGATGAGAGAACAAAG GCCATAGTGGTGTTCGTGGAGGGACTGGAGGATAAAACGTCGGAGATCCGTGCCGGCTCGTGTATAGCTTTATCCTTATTAGAG GCTACAGAAGGAATAGACCAGTTAGCCTATATCTGCCACTCGGACATTTCTCAGTCTGTAAGACTAAAGGCCAAGGAAGCGCTGGTGTCTCtgg GTGAAGAAGGACGAAGAGCCTATGAGGAAGGTCAGCTGACAAGTCATGGTTTCCAAGGTGTACATGTTAGGAAGTGA
- the LOC138330006 gene encoding rho family-interacting cell polarization regulator 2-like isoform X1, with product MSKKLKRLSQHWKECVPTEYTVTPVVEVFDPRGPRVTRHASFLHLGRGYRHKKDPFSMTRKDPFQTENHVLLENINNNFQVPRGPSLDLPPSSKGASVFRSQSFGGMSTRSAPNLGSPSGSTPVLGETLRGKGWAKSPQASRTSLGGSSRKSPKVPKVPRPNRAFLMFDSVRRGIREFIEATRDDIDQLHSRGLDATSTAQGRLHETDKQIKAAERYMKRLEFHLSKIEELHDCYLVQQQLREGTKTMQRAYILSPAKRREVLASVRYGMKECSQTMCAIEAQLEAMLGTFNCKLKGMAGFARLCPGDVFEISLKHGAQKWKSKGRVEKTGAQRWDNAEYTFKALVGDIIHIKGVEARSFKSVLLGQKSCDTRDLFSSNPQLMTVSINTNGSLKLSIVITWNPLDGVEESMSYFEVPMRPANTPRRRPVSVLALNGELNGSYMSLSDKQERRFSTPLSLTKDDNFVFRTSTASSASAHSSPYPSSEGRLLHRDSGFSSAINLPTSSPVQSKKPLHSPPSPPLETRSPPLTREGPPTHQSPVHPSSPVLSHSTLPSSVFNHLHFPVASSQGGTQVREEPQTVEDALTSLQTVLEDFHGQYRELERLEDVVVTLEHVLRKESRCSSRSSSISISIESALEAFDFLNTEETATEEAEPQVDQAAFDNIISSPESTAKTADSGIESLAKRLSEDTQLGSSEGSSPLPPTTGNDQVDHALIYHLVYCERLLESLGNFGPLKCREIYALDKLQKQAEIIESLIKVASTGAVIDLLSVMTELSDDKSLREFWARCTDHNVLYVHPEKLVASLEQKYGPQLQSKYNKEPKKVLRHLVMRILDVPSYDPDKIKSTCVVTLHQFMRYFTDEGGFANVDGVASDLNMIEQLCSTNPDAVIKTILSLRDDLPSSPCLKVMGALLVSKSQEIQKCLASYLNLINMKSDERTKAIVVFVEGLEDKTSEIRAGSCIALSLLEATEGIDQLAYICHSDISQSVRLKAKEALVSLGEEGRRAYEEGQLTSHGFQGVHVRK from the exons ATCCCTTCTCTATGACCAGGAAGGACCCATTTCAAACAGAAAACCATGTCCTCTTGGAGAACATTAACAATAATTTCCAGGTCCCAAGGGGTCCATCCCTAGACTTACCTCCTTCTAGTAAGGGAGCTAGTGTGTTTCGGAGCCAGTCGTTTGGCGGGATGTCGACACGGTCAGCTCCGAACTTAGGCTCGCCCTCTGGCTCCACTCCCGTGTTGGGCGAGACCTTGAGAGGGAAAGGCTGGGCCAAGTCACCACAAGCCTCAAGGACAAGTTTAGGAGGCAGTTCAAGAAAGTCCCCAAAAGTTCCAAAGGTCCCTCGTCCCAATCGGGCTTTCCTCATGTTTGATAGTGTACGGCGAGGTATAAG agAATTCATTGAAGCAACCAgagatgatattgatcagttACATTCCAGGGGATTGGATGCTACATCTACTGCACAG GGCCGATTACACGAAACAGACAAG CAAATCAAGGCTGCCGAGCGTTACATGAAGAGGCTAGAGTTCCACCTCTCCAAG ATTGAAGAGCTCCATGACTGTTATTTGGTCCAGCAACAGTTACGAGAAG gaACAAAGACCATGCAGAGGGCATACATTCTGTCTCCTGCCAAACGACGTGAAGTATTGGCAAGTGTGCGGTACGGCATGAAGGAATGCTCACAG ACAATGTGTGCAATAGAGGCTCAACTAGAAGCAATGCTGGGAACGTTTAACTGTAAATTAAAAG GAATGGCGGGATTTGCACGTCTTTGTCCTGGAGATGTGTTCgaaatatcattaaaacatgGCGCTCAGAAATGGAAGTCTAAAGGAAGAGTTGAAAAGACTGGTGCTCAAAGATGGGATAACGCAGAATATACATTTAAAGCTCTAGTAGGGGATATAATCCATATCAAG GGTGTAGAGGCGAGAAGTTTTAAATCTGTCCTATTGGGTCAGAAGAGCTGTGATACTCGCGACCTTTTCTCTTCCAACCCTCAACTGATGACGGTCAGCATCAACACAAATGGCTCTCTCAAACTCAGCATTGTCATCACATGGAA CCCACTAGATGGTGTTGAGGAGAGTATGTCCTACTTTGAGGTTCCAATGCGACCAGCCAACACGCCACGTAGACGACCTGTTTCTGTGCTAGCTCTAAACGGAGAGTTG AATGGCAGCTACATGAGTTTGTCGGATAAACAGGAGCGTCGGTTCTCAACACCACTGTCCCTTACTAAGGACGATAACTTTGTATTCCGGACATCTACGGCGAGCAGTGCGAGTGCCCATTCATCACCTTACCCCTCTAGTGAAGGGCGACTGTTACATAGAGACTCTGGATTCTCCAGTGCCATTAATCTTCCTACATCTTCCCCTGTACAGTCTAAGAAACCCCTCCACTCCCCTCCCTCCCCACCCCTGGAGACCAGGTCCCCACCCCTGACCAGAGAGGGACCTCCTACCCACCAGTCCCCTGTCCATCCCTCATCCCCAGTCCTTTCACACTCCACCCTACCATCCTCTGTGTTTAATCATCTTCACTTCCCCGTGGCGTCCAGTCAAGGTGGAACCCAAGTGCGGGAGGAACCGCAAACAGTGGAGGATGCTCTTACTTCGCTACAGACTGTGCTGGAAGATTTCCACGGACAGTACCGGGAACTGGAGCGGCTGGAGGATGTAGTAGTTACCCTTGAACATGTACTCAGG AAAGAGTCGCGGTGTAGCTCACGATCGTCCAGTATCAGTATATCTATAGAGAGTGCTCTGGAGGCGTTCGACTTCCTAAATACTGAAGAAACGGCGACAGAGGAAGCAGAACCTCAGGT AGACCAAGCGGCATTTGATAACATCATATCTAGTCCGGAATCCACTGCCAAGACCGCCGACTCTGGCATTGAATCATTAGCCAAGCGCCTGAGTGAAGACACCCAGCTCGGGTCAAGTGAAGGGTCGAGTCCCCTACCTCCCACTACAGGGAACGACCAAGTGGACCACGCCCTCATATACCACCTTGTGTACTGTGAACGGCTGCTTGAG AGCCTTGGTAACTTTGGTCCACTGAAGTGTCGAGAAATCTATGCATTAGACAAGCTACAGAAGCAAGCAGAGATTATAGAAAGTTTGATAAAGGTGGCCAGTACAGGGGCGGTAATAGACCTCCTCTCAG TGATGACGGAGTTGAGCGACGATAAAAGTCTTCGTGAGTTCTGGGCGAGATGTACCGACCACAATGTTTTGTACGTACACCCGGAGAAGTTAGTGGCAAGTCTGGAGCAGAAATACGGGCCACAGCTTcagtcaaaatacaacaaggaACCAAAGAAAG tATTACGACACCTGGTGATGCGGATACTAGACGTCCCTAGTTACGACCCAGACAAGATCAAGTCCACATGTGTGGTGACCCTTCACCAGTTCATGCGCTACTTCACGGACGAGGGAGGCTTTGCCAACGTTGACGGCGTAGCCTCTGATT TAAATATGATAGAACAGCTGTGTTCCACCAACCCCGACGCTGTGATTAAGACGATTCTGTCACTGCGGGATGATCTCCCTTCTTCACCTTGCCTCAAGGTCATGGGCGCTCTGTTGGTGTCCAAGAGTCAGGAGATCCAGAAATGTCTAG CATCCTATCTGAACCTTATCAACATGAAAAGTGATGAGAGAACAAAG GCCATAGTGGTGTTCGTGGAGGGACTGGAGGATAAAACGTCGGAGATCCGTGCCGGCTCGTGTATAGCTTTATCCTTATTAGAG GCTACAGAAGGAATAGACCAGTTAGCCTATATCTGCCACTCGGACATTTCTCAGTCTGTAAGACTAAAGGCCAAGGAAGCGCTGGTGTCTCtgg GTGAAGAAGGACGAAGAGCCTATGAGGAAGGTCAGCTGACAAGTCATGGTTTCCAAGGTGTACATGTTAGGAAGTGA
- the LOC138330006 gene encoding rho family-interacting cell polarization regulator 2-like isoform X2, with protein sequence MMETSYRMNVFGGIRRSVTFNLGQNVSRGPRVTRHASFLHLGRGYRHKKDPFSMTRKDPFQTENHVLLENINNNFQVPRGPSLDLPPSSKGASVFRSQSFGGMSTRSAPNLGSPSGSTPVLGETLRGKGWAKSPQASRTSLGGSSRKSPKVPKVPRPNRAFLMFDSVRRGIREFIEATRDDIDQLHSRGLDATSTAQGRLHETDKQIKAAERYMKRLEFHLSKIEELHDCYLVQQQLREGTKTMQRAYILSPAKRREVLASVRYGMKECSQTMCAIEAQLEAMLGTFNCKLKGMAGFARLCPGDVFEISLKHGAQKWKSKGRVEKTGAQRWDNAEYTFKALVGDIIHIKGVEARSFKSVLLGQKSCDTRDLFSSNPQLMTVSINTNGSLKLSIVITWNPLDGVEESMSYFEVPMRPANTPRRRPVSVLALNGELNGSYMSLSDKQERRFSTPLSLTKDDNFVFRTSTASSASAHSSPYPSSEGRLLHRDSGFSSAINLPTSSPVQSKKPLHSPPSPPLETRSPPLTREGPPTHQSPVHPSSPVLSHSTLPSSVFNHLHFPVASSQGGTQVREEPQTVEDALTSLQTVLEDFHGQYRELERLEDVVVTLEHVLRKESRCSSRSSSISISIESALEAFDFLNTEETATEEAEPQVDQAAFDNIISSPESTAKTADSGIESLAKRLSEDTQLGSSEGSSPLPPTTGNDQVDHALIYHLVYCERLLESLGNFGPLKCREIYALDKLQKQAEIIESLIKVASTGAVIDLLSVMTELSDDKSLREFWARCTDHNVLYVHPEKLVASLEQKYGPQLQSKYNKEPKKVLRHLVMRILDVPSYDPDKIKSTCVVTLHQFMRYFTDEGGFANVDGVASDLNMIEQLCSTNPDAVIKTILSLRDDLPSSPCLKVMGALLVSKSQEIQKCLASYLNLINMKSDERTKAIVVFVEGLEDKTSEIRAGSCIALSLLEATEGIDQLAYICHSDISQSVRLKAKEALVSLGEEGRRAYEEGQLTSHGFQGVHVRK encoded by the exons ATCCCTTCTCTATGACCAGGAAGGACCCATTTCAAACAGAAAACCATGTCCTCTTGGAGAACATTAACAATAATTTCCAGGTCCCAAGGGGTCCATCCCTAGACTTACCTCCTTCTAGTAAGGGAGCTAGTGTGTTTCGGAGCCAGTCGTTTGGCGGGATGTCGACACGGTCAGCTCCGAACTTAGGCTCGCCCTCTGGCTCCACTCCCGTGTTGGGCGAGACCTTGAGAGGGAAAGGCTGGGCCAAGTCACCACAAGCCTCAAGGACAAGTTTAGGAGGCAGTTCAAGAAAGTCCCCAAAAGTTCCAAAGGTCCCTCGTCCCAATCGGGCTTTCCTCATGTTTGATAGTGTACGGCGAGGTATAAG agAATTCATTGAAGCAACCAgagatgatattgatcagttACATTCCAGGGGATTGGATGCTACATCTACTGCACAG GGCCGATTACACGAAACAGACAAG CAAATCAAGGCTGCCGAGCGTTACATGAAGAGGCTAGAGTTCCACCTCTCCAAG ATTGAAGAGCTCCATGACTGTTATTTGGTCCAGCAACAGTTACGAGAAG gaACAAAGACCATGCAGAGGGCATACATTCTGTCTCCTGCCAAACGACGTGAAGTATTGGCAAGTGTGCGGTACGGCATGAAGGAATGCTCACAG ACAATGTGTGCAATAGAGGCTCAACTAGAAGCAATGCTGGGAACGTTTAACTGTAAATTAAAAG GAATGGCGGGATTTGCACGTCTTTGTCCTGGAGATGTGTTCgaaatatcattaaaacatgGCGCTCAGAAATGGAAGTCTAAAGGAAGAGTTGAAAAGACTGGTGCTCAAAGATGGGATAACGCAGAATATACATTTAAAGCTCTAGTAGGGGATATAATCCATATCAAG GGTGTAGAGGCGAGAAGTTTTAAATCTGTCCTATTGGGTCAGAAGAGCTGTGATACTCGCGACCTTTTCTCTTCCAACCCTCAACTGATGACGGTCAGCATCAACACAAATGGCTCTCTCAAACTCAGCATTGTCATCACATGGAA CCCACTAGATGGTGTTGAGGAGAGTATGTCCTACTTTGAGGTTCCAATGCGACCAGCCAACACGCCACGTAGACGACCTGTTTCTGTGCTAGCTCTAAACGGAGAGTTG AATGGCAGCTACATGAGTTTGTCGGATAAACAGGAGCGTCGGTTCTCAACACCACTGTCCCTTACTAAGGACGATAACTTTGTATTCCGGACATCTACGGCGAGCAGTGCGAGTGCCCATTCATCACCTTACCCCTCTAGTGAAGGGCGACTGTTACATAGAGACTCTGGATTCTCCAGTGCCATTAATCTTCCTACATCTTCCCCTGTACAGTCTAAGAAACCCCTCCACTCCCCTCCCTCCCCACCCCTGGAGACCAGGTCCCCACCCCTGACCAGAGAGGGACCTCCTACCCACCAGTCCCCTGTCCATCCCTCATCCCCAGTCCTTTCACACTCCACCCTACCATCCTCTGTGTTTAATCATCTTCACTTCCCCGTGGCGTCCAGTCAAGGTGGAACCCAAGTGCGGGAGGAACCGCAAACAGTGGAGGATGCTCTTACTTCGCTACAGACTGTGCTGGAAGATTTCCACGGACAGTACCGGGAACTGGAGCGGCTGGAGGATGTAGTAGTTACCCTTGAACATGTACTCAGG AAAGAGTCGCGGTGTAGCTCACGATCGTCCAGTATCAGTATATCTATAGAGAGTGCTCTGGAGGCGTTCGACTTCCTAAATACTGAAGAAACGGCGACAGAGGAAGCAGAACCTCAGGT AGACCAAGCGGCATTTGATAACATCATATCTAGTCCGGAATCCACTGCCAAGACCGCCGACTCTGGCATTGAATCATTAGCCAAGCGCCTGAGTGAAGACACCCAGCTCGGGTCAAGTGAAGGGTCGAGTCCCCTACCTCCCACTACAGGGAACGACCAAGTGGACCACGCCCTCATATACCACCTTGTGTACTGTGAACGGCTGCTTGAG AGCCTTGGTAACTTTGGTCCACTGAAGTGTCGAGAAATCTATGCATTAGACAAGCTACAGAAGCAAGCAGAGATTATAGAAAGTTTGATAAAGGTGGCCAGTACAGGGGCGGTAATAGACCTCCTCTCAG TGATGACGGAGTTGAGCGACGATAAAAGTCTTCGTGAGTTCTGGGCGAGATGTACCGACCACAATGTTTTGTACGTACACCCGGAGAAGTTAGTGGCAAGTCTGGAGCAGAAATACGGGCCACAGCTTcagtcaaaatacaacaaggaACCAAAGAAAG tATTACGACACCTGGTGATGCGGATACTAGACGTCCCTAGTTACGACCCAGACAAGATCAAGTCCACATGTGTGGTGACCCTTCACCAGTTCATGCGCTACTTCACGGACGAGGGAGGCTTTGCCAACGTTGACGGCGTAGCCTCTGATT TAAATATGATAGAACAGCTGTGTTCCACCAACCCCGACGCTGTGATTAAGACGATTCTGTCACTGCGGGATGATCTCCCTTCTTCACCTTGCCTCAAGGTCATGGGCGCTCTGTTGGTGTCCAAGAGTCAGGAGATCCAGAAATGTCTAG CATCCTATCTGAACCTTATCAACATGAAAAGTGATGAGAGAACAAAG GCCATAGTGGTGTTCGTGGAGGGACTGGAGGATAAAACGTCGGAGATCCGTGCCGGCTCGTGTATAGCTTTATCCTTATTAGAG GCTACAGAAGGAATAGACCAGTTAGCCTATATCTGCCACTCGGACATTTCTCAGTCTGTAAGACTAAAGGCCAAGGAAGCGCTGGTGTCTCtgg GTGAAGAAGGACGAAGAGCCTATGAGGAAGGTCAGCTGACAAGTCATGGTTTCCAAGGTGTACATGTTAGGAAGTGA